AAGTAGCCGAGACGCCATCCAGTCATCGCGTACGCCTTCGAGAAGCCGTTGACGGTTATCGTGCGGTTCGCCATGCCGTCCATCGCTCCGAGCGAGTGGTGTTCGGCGTCGTAGATTATCTTCTCGTATATCTCGTCGCTCACGACCCAGAAGTCGTGGTCGACGGCGAGGTCACGTATCTCCTTGAGTTCGTCCTTCGAGAAGACGGCTCCCGAGGGGTTCGACGGCGTGTTGACGATCATCAGACGCGTGTCGTCGGAGACGTGTTCGGCGAGGTCGACGCTTCCGGGAGTGAATCCCGTTTCGGGGTCGAGCTGTACCCGGTTTATCTCTCCGCCAGCCATCTTGACTATAGCCTCATATGACACCCACGCGGGGTCGAGTAGAACCGCTTCGTCGCCCTCTGAGAGAAGCGAGAATATCGACTCGAAGAGGGCGTCCTTCGCGCCCGGGGTGACGTATATCTCGTCCCTCTCGACGCTCAGTCTGTTCTCCTCTCTGAGCTTGTGGGCTATCGCCTCACGTAAGTCGGGAATGCCCTTCGTAGGCGTGTATCCCGTCTCTCCCCTGTCGAGAGCCGCCTTCGCCTCCTCACGTATGTGCTCGGGGGTCGTGAAGTCGGGCTCTCCGACGCTCAGGTCGACGACGTCGGCTCCCTCGGATTCGAGGCTACTAGCGAGATCACTTATACGTAGAGTCGCGCTCGGTTCGACGCGTCCTACCCTCTCTGAGAACTTCGCCATAGTAGGCTATCCCACGGAGCGACAAGCCTTAAGTCTAGTCTTTCGGTGTGCGGATCAGTCCTTCGCGTTCTTGTTGGCGAGCTCTTCCATACGTGCGCCGACACGTCCCGTCTCGGAGAACTCGTCGTCAGCCATCACGTTCGCCATCTCGTTTCCGAGTACGAAGATAGCCTGCTTGTGCTCGCTCTTGCTCTGGTGTATGTCCTCGGGCTTGACGTCGAGATCTGTGTAGTCGTCGAAGAACTCGTCGCCTTCCTCGGCGTCGTCGAAGTACTCGCTTATGTCTGCCATCAGCTCGTGGAGATGGATCAGATCTTCCTTGTGCATTCTTACTCTGACTTACTCTCAGAACGAATTTAAAGCTTCGCGTCCGTCGGCGTACCGTTAGATTTTTAAGTTACTCCTCCTCGTCGTGGTTCGACTCCGACTCGACGGCGAATAGGACGTAGTAGCTCAGACCGATTATGAGAGCCACGGTTGCGAAACCGACTGAGAGCATGGCGGGCTGGCTCAGAACCGAACTGACGAGTGAGAGTAACATACATGAGATACGTCGTCGGATGGATTAAGCTTACGTGTCGAGGTCGGGATCGACGCCGAGTGCCTCCGCCTGGTCGTGGTACCTGTTACGTATAGTCACCACGGAGGCGTCGGAGACATCGCTGACCTTCTCCTGTGTGACCTCCTCGCCGAGTAGCCTCGCCGCGAGGTAGACAGCCGCGCCCGCGTACGCCTTCGGCGACTTCCCGACCCCGATCCCCGCCGTCTCTTCGAGTATCTCGACAGCCCTCGACTCGACCTCAGGGCTCAGGTCGAGTTCGGAGGCTATACGTGGCACGAACTCGACGGGATCTGCGGGGGGAACTTCGAGTCCGAGCTGACGTGACAAGTACCTGTATGTCCCCGTTATCTCGTCCTTCTCGACGCGCGACACGTCGGCGATCTCGTCGAGCGAACGCGGTATACCCGCCTGACGGCACGCGGCGTAGACAGCCGCCGATGCGACTGCCTCGACTGATCTCCCGGGAAGGAGCTCGTCTTTCTGGGCACGTCTGAGTATAACGGCTGCGGACTCACGGGCTCCGTCGGGGACTCCGAGGGCACTCGACATACGGTCTATCTCGCCGAGACCGAAACGCAGAGTCCTCTCGGTACCTTCTGCCCTCGCTCTCTCGTGCCATTTCCTGAGACGTCTCATAGTCTCCCGTCTCTCCGACTTCTCGACATCGCCCCGTGAGATCTCGGTCGTTAGACCCTTCTCGTGCATCGTCTGAGTCGTCGGCGCGCCGACGCGCGACTTCTCCTCTTCCTCCTCCGACGAGTAGGCACGCCACTCCTTGCCTCTCTCGACGCGTTCCTCCTCTATCACGAGACCACAGTCGGGACAGACGGTCTCACCTCTCTCCGACTCGACAGCCTCGGCTCCACACTCGGGACAGACGAGAACATCCTCGGACTCCGTCTCCGTACCCCCGGAGCCGTCCTCGTCGTCGGTCTCAGTCTCGCCCATGGCTCTTAGTACTTCGGCGTGTGTAATATAACCCGGCTCCAACCTCCGACAGTATTATTTATTTGGGATGACGTCACTGTAATAATGGGTCTCAGACGGAAGGTCTCCGGACTAGTGTCTCCGAAGTCGTCCTTAGAGGCTAGTATAGACGAGTACGAGCCTACCCCCGACGACATGTTCGAGTTCGAGCCACGTGAGGGACACGAGGAGACACGGAGGTACTGGCTCGACGAGCCTTACTCGACAGCAGTGATAACACAGGACGGCGACGGAGTCCTCCACTACAACGCAGTCGAGCCGTCTGTCACCGACTTCGAGAGGGAGCTTCTCAACACGCTTTACTACGACCTGCGTGACGTCTTAGCAGTCAAGGAGTTCGAGGACGTCGAAGACTCCGAGGACGTTCTCAAGAAAGGTGTCGTCGAACTCATACACAGCTACGGTATTCAGGTCGAACCCGTCTCTTTCCACAGGATATTCTACTACCTCAGGAGGTCTTACATGGGGATGGGGAAGATAGAGCCTCTACTCGAAGACCCCTACGTCGAGGACATCTCGTGCCACGGCTACGGTGCTCCTATCTATCTCTACCACGGCGACTACCAGGACATAAGAACCAACGTTGAGTTCGACGAGGACGAGCTCAACTCGTTGATAATCACTCTGTCACAGAAGTCGGGTAAACATATCAGCATAGAACGTCCTATAGTCAGCGCGTCTCTCCCCGACGGCTCACGTGTCGAGCTCACACTCGGAAGGGAAGTCACACAGGAGGGATCGACCTTCACGATACGTAAGTTCTCGGAGGAGCCTTTCACCCCGACCGAACTCATAAAGTCAGGTACTTTCTCGGTCGAACAGATGGCGTACCTCTGGGTCGCGATAGAGAACAACAGATCTCTGATATTCGCGGGAGGTACAGCGAGCGGAAAGACGACGAGTCTAAACGCCGTCTCTATGTTCATACCCCCGAGGTCGAAGGTAATCTCGATAGAGGACACACCCGAGATACGTATACACCACGAGAACTGGGTGCCGAGTGTGACGCGTGAGGGGATAGGAGTCGAGAGCGAGATAGACATGTACACACTCCTCCGGTCGGCTCTGAGACAGCGTCCCGAGTACATAATCGTGGGAGAGGTACGTGGCGAGGAGGCTATGACACTCTTCCAGGCTATGTCTACGGGACACACGACCTACTCGACTCTACACGCCGACTCGATAGAGACCGCGATAAACCGCCTCGAAAACCCTCCGATAGACGTCCCTAGGTCGATGCTCGAAGCCCTCGACATACTCTCGATACAGGTTCTGACGAGGTACGAGGACGAACGTGTAAGACGTAACAACGTCTTAGCCGAGATAGCCGGGATCGACTCACGTACCGGAGACATAAACGTCAACACACTCTACGAGTGGAATCCGTCGGACGACAGCCTCGACCAGATAAGTGAGAGCGTCGTCCTCAAGGAGATACGTGACGACATGGGTCTGTCACGTGCCGAGCTCATGGGTGAGATACGGACGCGTGAGAAGATACTGCGTTACCTCGTCGAGAACGACATCACCGACTTCAGAGAGTTCACCAACCTCGTCAACAGGTACTACACTAACCCCGAGAAGGAGCTAGAGTCGATGGGTATACAGCCCGAGGGAGAGACAGTGATAGCGGGCGAGTCGGACGCCGACGAGAGCCGATAAAAACAGACATGATAGAGAGGATACCGCCGTTCAGAGTCGCTATATACTGGCTCGGCGAGTTAGCCGAGAGGATAAAGTCGAGGTATTACTCTGTCGAGGACAATCTGCGTTCGGCGAGGATGCCGCGCACTTACAGGTCTTATATGTCTCGGACTCTCCTCTACTCGGCTCTCGTCTTCCTCGGTACTCTCGGCGTCGTCTCGGCGTCTCTGTACGTCTTCTGGGACGACCTCGTCGGTGAGGGTGTTGCGGACATCGTCGTACTCGCAGTCTACTTCTCCCCCGTTGTGGCTTCCACGGCTGTGTCTTACTCCGTCTTCCGTCTCCTCATCTACCTCCCGAGGTACAGAGCCGACACAAGGGCGAGACAGATCAACCTCAGCCTGACGGGAACCGTCAGCATAATGTTCACGCTGTCTAGAGGAGGTATGTCGTTACCACGTGTCATCGACACGATCTCAGCGAGGTCGGAGTACTTCGGGACGAGTGCCGACGAGCTCAGTGTCGCTTCACACGACATGGAGTACTTCGGGATGGATGTCGTGACCGCGCTCCGCGAACTCGGTGACACGACTGCGAGCGATGAGTTCGCCGACTTCGTCAAGAACCTCGTGAGCGTCTTCACGAGCGTAGGTGACATCAGCGACTTCTTAGAGGAGAGGGTCAACGCCTACTACGACGAGGCTGAACAGGAACAGAAGGAGTTCCTGACTAAGCTGGGTCTGATTGCCGAGTTCTACGTCGTTGTCTTCGTCGCAGGACCCCTCTTCGTCATAGTCACCCTCATAGTCCTCGGCTTCGTCGGAGGCACGCCCCTTCTCGTACTCAGGGCGTTCGTCTACCTCGTACTCCCACTCGCGGGTGCGGGTCTCTTGGTCTTCCTCGACGCCTTCTTCACTAACCCCGTGACAGAAGGTGGAAAGGAGTCAGTAGAATCCGACACGGATAGGGTCGGCTTCATCGACGACATAGACCACGACAACCGAAGAGACGGCGAGACCCAGATAGAGAGTCTCAGGAGGGGAAGGAGACTCAGAAGTATCAAGACACGTCTCTCCTCGCCCCTTGAGAGCTTCAAGAGACGTCCCGTTCTCAGCCTTTACCTCGGCGTCTTCGTCGGCTTCGTCTACCTCTCGGCACGTATCTACGCCGGGGTTACGGTCGCGGGTGTCAGCTTACTCCCCGAGGTCACCGTGGCTCAGATAACAGCCGGAGACGTCAGTGTGTCTCCCGAGGCGGTGAGGTACGTAGACGACGCCTTGATAGAGGCTTCGCTGATTCCCATGTTCCTCTACGCGCTCTTCCACGAGATAAAGTCGGACTACCTCCGCCGAGTCGAGGACAAGCTTCCGGATTTCCTCGAACGTCTCGCCGACCTCAACGAAGCGGGAGCCACAGTCTCTGAGTCTCTCAGGTCTCTGTCTGAGACTGACCTGGGTGTCCTCAACCCTGAGATAGACAGGATGGAACGTGACATAAGATGGAACACAGAGGCGAACACAGCCCTGAGGAGGTTTGCGAACAGGGTTCGTTCTCCTATGGTGAGCCGTGCAGTCGTCCTAATGACGAACGCGACGAAGGCGAGCGGAAGGCTGGAGGAGGTTCTCAACATAGCCTCGCGCGAGGCGGGTCTCAGGAGACGTCTCGCACAGGAGAGGAGGAGCGAGATGTTTCTCTACACCGTTGTGATATACCTCTCGTTCGTGATATTCCTCGTGATACTCGCGATACTCGACTCGGTCTTCCTCCCAGCGATACCTCAGACGGGAATCACGGGTGCCGGCACGGGAGGCGGAGTCGCGGGTACCCAGACCTCGTTCGTACAGGAGGGATTCAGCCCCGACGAGTACCGTGTCCTCTTCTACCACGCCGGAGTGATACAGGCTCTCCTGAGTGGTCTCATAGCGGGCAAGATGGGCGAGGGACGTGTCGCGTCGGGAGTCAAACACGCCTTCATAATGGTCTCACTCGCCTATGTCACCTTCACCTTCTTCCTACATGTTGTGTAGTCACGGGAAAGGATGCGGGTCGGGGTTCGAGACGTCGACGTCGCCTCCGAGACGTCTCATGTCGAGACCGAAATGGAGTGGTTGAGCCCTCGGGACTACGACACGTACGGCGTCGAAGCCTATGCTCGTGACGTCGGGCGAGGTGATATTCGAAGCTATCACCTCGTAGCCAGCGTCTTCGACCCTCTCTCTGACTGCGTCGAGCTTATCGAGGGGCTTCTGAGGGACATCACCGCCCATACCGATCTCGTCAAGACCCAGAGCTCCGTCGGTCTCTGACACGAACCTCTCGACAGAACCGGGTCTGTCAGCCGCGTAGGCGACGTGTTCCTCGCTCGTGGATATCTCGTCGGCGTCTTCGACTTCGACGTCCGACTGCTTCACCTCGCGCCTCGACTGGACGGCTTCTTCGAGAGCCGACCTGAAAGCCTCCTCGGGGTCGAGCGACGCGCCGGCTGCGACGGCGAAACGCGGATACTCGTCGGAGGTCAGTGCGACGCCTACGACGGGAACGTCTATCTCCGCCGTAAGGTACGACGCGTGTATGTCTATTCCGGCTGACCTCACGCGTGAGACGAGTTCGGACGTCTCTGTTCCGAGATCCGTGACGTCGAACTCGATCTTCTCGGGACGTCTGTCTTCGAGCCAGGTCTTCATACACGCGTCCCTCTCTATGACCTCTAAGAGACCCGACTTTATCGCCTCCGTCTGTGTCGACCCAAGTGCGAGACCCGTCGTGATCCCGGGCGCGAACTCCGAGTCGAACGGGAAGTAGACGAACTCCGCGGGGACAGCCACGCCGTCGTCACGTGTGAGTGAGTAGCCGGGTGTCCACTCGATTACGGGAGACGAAGAGGGATCTGTGTACGGGACGTCGTCGTACTGTCCGTCGGAGAAGAGTGCGAGATCCGCGGGATCGATAGGGTCTCTACCCTCGTCCACCATCGCGTCGTAGGTCGCGTTCTCGAACTCGTCGTGTCTGTAGACCGCCGCTGAGTACCTTTCTAGCCCCTCACCCATAGCCTTCATAAGTGCCTTCTGCCAGTCGACCGATACCCCCGCGGCGACGTCTGGGGACGACGCGTCGGAGAACGGGGTGTCTGCGATCTCGACTACGTAGTACGGGACACCCGTCTCGTCGGACGGAAGCTCGGCGGCGGCTCCGAGTATGCCGGTTACGTCGTCGAGAACCGCCTCTGCCCTGTCGAGCGCGCTGTCGAGATCCGACGGTGGACTGTCTCTCGGAGCCACACCCGCTATCGGACGTCCTGTCCAGCAGTCGGGACAGAAAGGCACTCGTGCCGTAGTGTGTACCTCGAACGGCTCGTCGTCTCCGGCTCCTATGAGACAGACCCCTCCTATCGTCTCGGCTCCCGCCGTACTGAAGTAACGTCCCGTCTCAAGAGCCGCGAATCCCTCGGCGAACGACGTATACGCCTCGTCGGGAACCGTAGGAGTCGCGTGACTCCCACAGCCTCCCGCGTGGTCTTCTGAGGTATCACCACAGCCGCAGGCTTTTTCTTCTTCACCGTCTCTCAGACCCTCTATCCTGAGCCTGAGACACGTCCTACACGCCGAGGATCCCGGATGTACTAGAGGTCCTATAGCCGCCGCCGCTCCCGTCTTCTCACACACCTCTCCGCCGAACTCGACCCCGAGCGAGGGGGTACGGCTCTCGACGGATCTCTTGTTTGTCTCGTCGAGTGACTCCTCGGATATTACGAGGTCGGCTGTCTCCCGAAAGGCGTCGTCGAGGTCGGAGATCCTGACTTCGGCGTCGAGCCAGTCTAATGCCTTAGCTATCTCGTCGCCACCCACGACAGAAATCTCATGTCTCTCCTTCTCTTCTTGTGCCATACTGGGGAACTGTCGGGATCAGCCTTAACCCTGATGAAACAGCTAGCGACGACGAGAGACGAGACTGAGACTACGCCTGCCTGAGTCTTACCTTGAAGACGCTTCCCTCACGTGACCCGGTGTCTTCCCTGTCCTCGACCCAGACATCGCCGCCGTACTCGTCGACGAGTGTATCGACGAGATACAGACCTATTCCGGTTCCGCGGCTTTCGAGACCCTTCTCCTCCTTTCCGAATATACTCTCCTTGGAGTCGTCCGACACACCGGTTCCGTTGTCGGAGACAGACACAACGACTTCTCTGTCACCTCTCCTCTCGGCTGATACCTCTATCCTCGGTATCTCCTTGTTATTGTGCTGTACGGCGTTGTTGAGTAGGTTCCTGAAGATTGTCGAGAGGAGACTGTTCGCCTTCACATCGACGTCGGGAATCCCCTCGACCCTGAACTCGGCGTCGTCGTAGGTCTCTCTCTTGACCCGGGTAACGTGTTCGACTGTCTCACGGAGCGAGACAGAGCCGAGATCCGACGTCTCACCGCTCTCTATCGACTCGACGAAGTCGCGCGCTGTCTTTGTGAGGTCGACTACGTGTTTGCTGGCGTCGAGAACCCTTTCGAGGTACTCCTCGCCGTCTGAGTCGACGTACTCCCTTAGCTCGCTTCCCCAGCCGAGTATGAGATTCATGTCGTTACGTATGTCGTGACGGACTATACGGTTGAGTAGAATCAGCTCCTCGTGCTCGTTTTTTATCCTGTCCTCAGTTCTGAGAGCGTAGATACCAGCTGACAGGTCGTACGCGAAGCCCTCTAAGAGACTCCTCTCAGTCTCGGAGATACCCTGTGGCGGAAGATGAACCGTCATAGCGCCGTAGTCGTTCCCCCTGTGGCTGAGAGCCACGCCTATAGCGCCGTGTCTCTCCGCCGACTCGTCTGTGTGGTGTCTGTGCGGAGGCTGTGTGACGTCGTCGATCACGAGAACCTCGTTTTCGAGAACCTCGTCTACGTAGGCGTCGGTGTAGACGTTATGCCAGCCGTTCGCCTCCTTGTCGCCGTCCGACCCCGAAAGACGCCCCGCCGAGTATACGTCGGAGAGGTCGCCGTCGTCGTCGAGTACTGCGATAGACGTACATCCCTTCTGTCTCGACGCCAGAACCTCACACGCCCAGTTGAGGAGGTCGTCCTCTTCTTCCGCCTGTAGAACCGACCTGTCTATCATCTGAATACATTCGAGTATCTCCTCCATCTCCTTCCTCTCGGTTATGTCTCGCAGAACCACGAGAGAGGCTGACGATCCCTCGTACTTGATCTCGGTAGTCTCGACCTCGACGGGCTTACCGTCAGCCTCCGAGTCCGACATTACCTCGCCTTCGAGTTTCTCGTCGGCGTCTATCTCTTCCTCCAGACTCACGAAGTCGGTGAGTCCACCCCCTTTCACCTCGTCTCTGGCTCTCCCGAGTATCTCGGCTGCGGTGTCGTTGACGTATGTGACACTCCCTTCCTGAGTCACTACTACCCCGTCGTCGAGGCTCTCTACTATCTTTCTGAAACTTCCGTGGCTTTCCGACATATTTCTGCTTCTCCCCTCTCTTAGAGCTACCGGATCTACGTATTTTAAATCTTCCTCTCCAAAGGCGGTTTACTACGAGTAATATACAGCTTTACGACGATCTACTAAATTAATATTAAAATAATACACCTAAGTCTTATATTTACAAAATTAATATTAACTAAATTTTGTCTTGTTGGAACAGTAAACACACTGGACAAGGCTGTACGGAAATCTTGAGGTTTAATAGATTCTACGACGAATCCCGAACTGTGAATCTCACGTCTGAACCAGTAACTATCGGGGTCATAGGAGGCGGACAGCTCTGCCGTATGATCTGTGAGGCTGCGTCGCCACTCGGCTTCGAGGTCGTCTTTCTCGACCCCACTTCGGACGCGCCCGCACGATCCGTCGCGAGAGAACAGGTCGTCTCGGGGTTCGACTCGGTTGAGGGAGCTAACGAGTTGGTCGAGTCAGCCGACTACGTCACATACGACATAGAGCTCGCAGACCCCGATGCCGTCGAGGGTGCCGACGTTCCCGTGCATCCTAATCCTGACACTCTGAGACTCATACAGGACAAGTACCGTCAGAAGGAGGCTCTGTCAGAAAGAGGGGTTCCGGTTCCCGACTACACCCGAGTCGACACGGTCGACGACCTTCGACGAGCGGCTGACGGTCTGGGTCTGCCACTCATGGTCAAAGCCCGCGAGGGTGGCTACGACGGACGCGGTAACTACCTCGTCGAGTCGCCCGACGACTTCGAGGACGTTCTCGACGAACTCAGCGGCGAACTCATGGCAGAGGAGTTTATCGATTACGACCGCGAGCTCTCGGTCATCGGTGTTAAGGGGGACGGCGAGACCGACGTCTATCCGGTGACTGAGACGGTACACCGCGACGAGATACTCAGAAAGACGGTCACCCCCGCGAGAACCACCACTCAGGTAGCTGAGAAAGCCCACGAGGTCGCCCGCGAAGTCCTCGAAGCCATGGAAGGGAGAGGTGTCTACGGCATAGAGCTCTTCGAGCATGACGGCTCTGTCCTCGTAAACGAGATAGCACCACGTCCCCACAACTCGGGACACTGGACGATAGAGGGAGCCGAGACGTCACAGTTCGAACAGCACATACGTGCAGTAACCGGTCTCCCTCTCGGCTCGACTGAGCTACGTGATCCCACTGTCTCGGTCAACATACTCGGCGAGTCGGGTGACAGAGACGTCAGACTCGAAGGCGTCGACGGTCTCCTCGACTCGGGGGCACATCTCCACTGGTATGGAAAACGTACTGAGTATCCTCTCCGAAAGATGGGACACTTCACTGTCACGGGAGACGACACCGAAGAGCTACTCAGACAAGCCGAGGAGATCAAAAACAGCCTAAGTTTCGAACCATGAGCCAAGTCGAGAGAATCATAGACGAGCTTGAGGAACAGGCGGAGTCGGACGAACTCGAAGACGAGGAGACCCCCAATATAGGTATCATAATGGGGTCTGACTCCGACTTCGACGTCATGATGGGGGACGGCGACGACTCCGTGGGAGCATACGACGCTCTCAAGCGTCTCGGATTCGAGGAGGTCACCGACTACTACGAACCACCCGAGAGCCGTTACACCTTCGAGACCTACGTCGTCTCGGCTCACAGGACGCCCGAACTCATGTACGCTTACGCGAGGACTGCGGAGGATCGCGGAATAGACATCATTATAGCGGGCGCAGGCGGAAAGAGCGCTGACCTCCCCAACATGACAGCCTCGGTAGCCTACCCCGTTCCGGTGATCGGCGTTCCCGTCCAAGAGAAGTCGGTCGACAGTGTCATAGGAATGCCCACGGGAGCACCCATCGTGGCGACCGACGCGGGCAAGTCGTTCAACGCCGCCCTCTCGGCTGCCCAGTTCCTCTCGGTGACTCACGACGATCTCGCCGACCGACTAGACGAGTACCACGATGACCTCAAGGAAGGCGTCGGGGAGGTCTCTCGGGAGATGCACGAGTCGGGAACCCCCGAGTTCCGTAGGCGCGACGAGTAGTCGTCTCCGTAGATAGGGTACCGTATGACAAGATATAATATTACACCTCTTGAAGGCTAAAACAACCCATGGCGACGATAGACTCACCTTATGAGGCGGTACGTGAGAAGCCCTTGACGGCGGCAGCCGTAGGCGTAGCCCTTCTGTTTGGTCTCGACCTGATACGTAGGCTCGTCCTCGGCGGTCTCGCCTACTCGACAGTCTTGACCTACGTCTGGGAGGGATCAGTCTTAGGTCTCACAGTGGGTCTCGCGGGAGTCGGTCTCTCGATGACCTACAGCATACTCGGCTTCGCCAACTTCGCACACGGCGACTACGTAACTACGGGAGGCTTCCTCGGCTGGGGACTCACCTACGTCGTCGTCGGCTACGGTGCCCACGACTTAGGCAGGCTGATACTCGTCGGACCCGGAAGTGAGGTCTACGGTGCCCAGATAGGTGTCACGGTTCTCAACACTACTTTCGCGGTCTTTCTGGGGATACTCTTCGCCGGCGTAGCCACCGCAGGGGTCTCGGTTCTGATAGACAGGTTCGTCTACAAGCCGATGAGGGACAAAGACAGTATCTCACTCCTGATTGCGAGTGTCGGGGTCTCGTTCGCCCTCAGATACCTGATAGGATTCGTCTACTCGACCAACAACAGAGGTACGACGCCCATACCCGAGTCGTGGAAGCTCGGACTCACCGAGGGCACTGTTACAGTAACGTCACACCAGGTCGCTCTCGTAGCCGTCTCCCTCGTTCTGATGGCTCTCGTACA
The window above is part of the Candidatus Afararchaeum irisae genome. Proteins encoded here:
- a CDS encoding pyridoxal phosphate-dependent aminotransferase; translated protein: MAKFSERVGRVEPSATLRISDLASSLESEGADVVDLSVGEPDFTTPEHIREEAKAALDRGETGYTPTKGIPDLREAIAHKLREENRLSVERDEIYVTPGAKDALFESIFSLLSEGDEAVLLDPAWVSYEAIVKMAGGEINRVQLDPETGFTPGSVDLAEHVSDDTRLMIVNTPSNPSGAVFSKDELKEIRDLAVDHDFWVVSDEIYEKIIYDAEHHSLGAMDGMANRTITVNGFSKAYAMTGWRLGYFTAPEEFLDEAGKVHSHSVSCATNFAQWGGLAALDGTHEPVESMRDTFESRRDLLMDALADIGVDMPEPKGAFYAFVPVETDDDAALAEEILQEEHVATTPGSAFGVDGYLRMSYAASEERIKEGVERISDYV
- a CDS encoding UPF0058 family protein; protein product: MHKEDLIHLHELMADISEYFDDAEEGDEFFDDYTDLDVKPEDIHQSKSEHKQAIFVLGNEMANVMADDEFSETGRVGARMEELANKNAKD
- a CDS encoding TFIIB-type zinc ribbon-containing protein — encoded protein: MGETETDDEDGSGGTETESEDVLVCPECGAEAVESERGETVCPDCGLVIEEERVERGKEWRAYSSEEEEEKSRVGAPTTQTMHEKGLTTEISRGDVEKSERRETMRRLRKWHERARAEGTERTLRFGLGEIDRMSSALGVPDGARESAAVILRRAQKDELLPGRSVEAVASAAVYAACRQAGIPRSLDEIADVSRVEKDEITGTYRYLSRQLGLEVPPADPVEFVPRIASELDLSPEVESRAVEILEETAGIGVGKSPKAYAGAAVYLAARLLGEEVTQEKVSDVSDASVVTIRNRYHDQAEALGVDPDLDT
- a CDS encoding type II/IV secretion system ATPase subunit, producing MGLRRKVSGLVSPKSSLEASIDEYEPTPDDMFEFEPREGHEETRRYWLDEPYSTAVITQDGDGVLHYNAVEPSVTDFERELLNTLYYDLRDVLAVKEFEDVEDSEDVLKKGVVELIHSYGIQVEPVSFHRIFYYLRRSYMGMGKIEPLLEDPYVEDISCHGYGAPIYLYHGDYQDIRTNVEFDEDELNSLIITLSQKSGKHISIERPIVSASLPDGSRVELTLGREVTQEGSTFTIRKFSEEPFTPTELIKSGTFSVEQMAYLWVAIENNRSLIFAGGTASGKTTSLNAVSMFIPPRSKVISIEDTPEIRIHHENWVPSVTREGIGVESEIDMYTLLRSALRQRPEYIIVGEVRGEEAMTLFQAMSTGHTTYSTLHADSIETAINRLENPPIDVPRSMLEALDILSIQVLTRYEDERVRRNNVLAEIAGIDSRTGDINVNTLYEWNPSDDSLDQISESVVLKEIRDDMGLSRAELMGEIRTREKILRYLVENDITDFREFTNLVNRYYTNPEKELESMGIQPEGETVIAGESDADESR
- a CDS encoding type II secretion system F family protein, yielding MIERIPPFRVAIYWLGELAERIKSRYYSVEDNLRSARMPRTYRSYMSRTLLYSALVFLGTLGVVSASLYVFWDDLVGEGVADIVVLAVYFSPVVASTAVSYSVFRLLIYLPRYRADTRARQINLSLTGTVSIMFTLSRGGMSLPRVIDTISARSEYFGTSADELSVASHDMEYFGMDVVTALRELGDTTASDEFADFVKNLVSVFTSVGDISDFLEERVNAYYDEAEQEQKEFLTKLGLIAEFYVVVFVAGPLFVIVTLIVLGFVGGTPLLVLRAFVYLVLPLAGAGLLVFLDAFFTNPVTEGGKESVESDTDRVGFIDDIDHDNRRDGETQIESLRRGRRLRSIKTRLSSPLESFKRRPVLSLYLGVFVGFVYLSARIYAGVTVAGVSLLPEVTVAQITAGDVSVSPEAVRYVDDALIEASLIPMFLYALFHEIKSDYLRRVEDKLPDFLERLADLNEAGATVSESLRSLSETDLGVLNPEIDRMERDIRWNTEANTALRRFANRVRSPMVSRAVVLMTNATKASGRLEEVLNIASREAGLRRRLAQERRSEMFLYTVVIYLSFVIFLVILAILDSVFLPAIPQTGITGAGTGGGVAGTQTSFVQEGFSPDEYRVLFYHAGVIQALLSGLIAGKMGEGRVASGVKHAFIMVSLAYVTFTFFLHVV
- a CDS encoding YcaO-like family protein, whose translation is MAQEEKERHEISVVGGDEIAKALDWLDAEVRISDLDDAFRETADLVISEESLDETNKRSVESRTPSLGVEFGGEVCEKTGAAAAIGPLVHPGSSACRTCLRLRIEGLRDGEEEKACGCGDTSEDHAGGCGSHATPTVPDEAYTSFAEGFAALETGRYFSTAGAETIGGVCLIGAGDDEPFEVHTTARVPFCPDCWTGRPIAGVAPRDSPPSDLDSALDRAEAVLDDVTGILGAAAELPSDETGVPYYVVEIADTPFSDASSPDVAAGVSVDWQKALMKAMGEGLERYSAAVYRHDEFENATYDAMVDEGRDPIDPADLALFSDGQYDDVPYTDPSSSPVIEWTPGYSLTRDDGVAVPAEFVYFPFDSEFAPGITTGLALGSTQTEAIKSGLLEVIERDACMKTWLEDRRPEKIEFDVTDLGTETSELVSRVRSAGIDIHASYLTAEIDVPVVGVALTSDEYPRFAVAAGASLDPEEAFRSALEEAVQSRREVKQSDVEVEDADEISTSEEHVAYAADRPGSVERFVSETDGALGLDEIGMGGDVPQKPLDKLDAVRERVEDAGYEVIASNITSPDVTSIGFDAVRVVVPRAQPLHFGLDMRRLGGDVDVSNPDPHPFP
- a CDS encoding ATP-binding protein → MSESHGSFRKIVESLDDGVVVTQEGSVTYVNDTAAEILGRARDEVKGGGLTDFVSLEEEIDADEKLEGEVMSDSEADGKPVEVETTEIKYEGSSASLVVLRDITERKEMEEILECIQMIDRSVLQAEEEDDLLNWACEVLASRQKGCTSIAVLDDDGDLSDVYSAGRLSGSDGDKEANGWHNVYTDAYVDEVLENEVLVIDDVTQPPHRHHTDESAERHGAIGVALSHRGNDYGAMTVHLPPQGISETERSLLEGFAYDLSAGIYALRTEDRIKNEHEELILLNRIVRHDIRNDMNLILGWGSELREYVDSDGEEYLERVLDASKHVVDLTKTARDFVESIESGETSDLGSVSLRETVEHVTRVKRETYDDAEFRVEGIPDVDVKANSLLSTIFRNLLNNAVQHNNKEIPRIEVSAERRGDREVVVSVSDNGTGVSDDSKESIFGKEEKGLESRGTGIGLYLVDTLVDEYGGDVWVEDREDTGSREGSVFKVRLRQA